The Phyllopteryx taeniolatus isolate TA_2022b chromosome 14, UOR_Ptae_1.2, whole genome shotgun sequence genome has a window encoding:
- the LOC133489303 gene encoding uncharacterized protein LOC133489303 isoform X2, protein MWWKLRQDECCAAFREEVRQALGGREELPEDWTTAAKVIREAGRRVLGVSSGRKGEKEIWWWNPTVQEIIQGKRLAKKKWDTERTEARRKEYIEMRHRAKVEVAKAKQEAYDDMYGRLDTKEGEKDLYRLARQRARDGKDVQQVKGIKDRDGNMLTGASSVLARWKEYFEELMNEENEREGRVEEASVVDQEVAMISKGEVRKALKRMKNGKAVGPDDIPVEVWKHLGEVAVEFLTSLFNRILVRETMPEEWRKSVLVPIFKNKGDVQSCGNYRGIKLMSHTMKLWERVVEASLRTEVSICEQQYGFMPRKSTTDALFALRMLMEKYREGQKELHCVFVELEKAYDKVPREELWYCMRESGVAEKYVRIIQDMYEGSRTSVRCAVGVTDECKVEGGRHKGSALSPFLFAVVMDRLTDEVRLDPRGR, encoded by the coding sequence atgtggtggaagctgagacaggacgagtgttgtgcagcttttcgggaagaggtgagacaggctctcggtggacgggaggagcttccagaagactggaccactgcagccaaggtgatcagagaggcaggcaggagagtacttggtgtatcttctggcaggaaaggagagaaggagatttggtggtggaaccccacagtacaggaaatcatacaaggaaaaaggttagctaagaagaagtgggatactgagaggaccgaggcgaggcgaaaggaatacattgagatgcgacacagggcaaaggtagaggtggcaaaggccaaacaagaggcatatgatgacatgtatggcaggttggacactaaagaaggagaaaaagatctatacaggctggccagacagagggctagagatgggaaggatgtgcagcaggttaaggggattaaggatagagatggaaatatgttgactggtgccagcagtgtgctagctagatggaaagaatactttgaggagttgatgaatgaggaaaatgagagagaagggagagtagaagaggcaagtgtggtggaccaggaagtggcaatgattagtaagggggaagttagaaaggcattaaagaggatgaaaaatggaaaggcagttggccctgatgacattcctgtggaggtatggaagcatttaggagaggtggctgtggagtttttgaccagcttgttcaatagaattctagtgcgtgagacgatgcctgaggaatggaggaaaagtgtactggtgcccatttttaagaacaaaggtgatgtgcagagctgtgggaactatagaggaataaagttgatgagccacacaatgaagttatgggaaagagtagtggaggctagcctcaggacagaagtgagtatttgcgagcaacagtatggtttcatgcctagaaagagtaccacagatgcattatttgccttgaggatgttgatggaaaagtacagagaaggtcagaaggagctacattgtgtctttgtagagctagagaaagcctatgacaaagtacccagagaggaactgtggtactgcatgcgagagtctggagtggcagagaagtatgttagaataatacaggacatgtacgagggcagcagaacatcggtcaggtgtgctgtaggtgtgacagacgaatgtAAGGTGGAGGGGGGACGGCAtaagggatcagccctgagccccttcctttttgcagtggtgatggataggctgacagatgaggttagactggatcCCCGTGGAcgatga
- the LOC133489304 gene encoding zinc finger protein 25-like, whose translation MIVDFRRHPSPQLPLTLSSCLVSTVETFKFLGITISQDLKWATNINSVLKKAQQRMYFLRLLRKHGLPPELLRQFYTAVIESVLCSSITVWFGAATKKDKLRLQRTIKTAERIVGTPLPTLEDLHAARTKTRACKILSDPPHPGHQLFQLLPSDVSEKYLRPWQQEPESPHVKKEEEEEHPLIKEEAEEPHHIKKDPEPPLMKEEEEEDLTGLPSYFDPLKSEDEDKGLSEANRGAEPPSSSSGQPTAIEGAGDHCGGSQADSDNIMSQSPDIDDDHDEDDDEDYDDVDDEDYNYDDDDDELSEDDMAFDNKGWKCSLCGKTGRSKAHLKVHMRRHTGKKHFNCSVCGKGFYEKSGLTTHGRTHTGEKPFICSVCGKSFFGKSSLTSHTRTHTGEKPFVCSVCGKSYSVKASLTTHTRTHTGEKPFICSVCGKSFYDKSTFTKHTKTHTGEKPFACSLCGRRFSRKELFKRHKRTHTGEKPFPCSVCGKGFTQKGNLKIHTRTHTGEKPFTCSVCGESFTVKSSLISHTRTHTKEKPFVCSVCGQRFSQKGQLRKHKNTH comes from the exons atgatcgtggacttcaggaggcatccttcgccacagctgcccctcacgctgtccagctgccttgtgtcaaccgtcgagaccttcaagttcctgggaattacaatctcccaggacctgaagtgggcgaccaacatcaactccgtcctcaaaaaggcccagcagaggatgtacttcctgcggcttctgagaaagcatggcctgccaccggagctgctgagacagttctacacagcggtcatcgaatcagtcctgtgttcttccatcacagtctggtttggtgctgctacaaaaaaggacaaactccgactgcaacggacaatcaaaactgctgaaaggattgtcggtacccccctacccacccttgaggacttgcacgctgccagaactaagacaagggcgtgcaaaatcctctcggaccctccccaccctggtcaccagctcttccagctccttccctcag ACGTCAGTGAAAAATATCTTCGTCCTTGGCAGCAGGAGCCAGAGTCCCCTCACGttaaaaaggaggaggaagaagagcacCCTCTCATTAAAGAGGAAGCAGAGGAGCCCCATCACATTAAAAAGGATCCAGAACCCCCCCTtatgaaagaggaagaggaggaggatctCACAGGGTTACCATCGTACTTTgaccctttgaagagtgaagatgaagacaAGGGTCTGAGTGAGGCGaacagaggggcggagcctccaagcagcagctcaggTCAACCCACAGCAATTGAAGGTgctggagaccactgtggaggatcccaGGCAGATAGTGACAACATAATGTCACAATCTCCTGACATTGATGATGAccatgatgaggatgatgatgaggattatgatgatgttgatgatgaggATTATAattatgacgatgatgatgatgaactcTCTGAAGATGATATGGCATTTGACAACAAAGGCTGGAAATGTTCTCTGTGTGGGAAAACAGGTAGATCAAAGGCGCATTTGAAAGTTCATATGAGACGACACACtggaaagaaacattttaactgctcagtttgtggcaaagGCTTTTATGAGAAGTCAGGTTTAACAACACATggaagaacacacactggagagaaaccttttatctgctcagtttgtggcaaaaGCTTCTTTGGCAAGTCAAGTTTAACATcccacacaagaacacacactggagagaaaccttttgtctgttcagtttgtggcaaaAGCTATTCTGTAAAGGCAAGTTTAACAacgcacacaagaacacacacaggggagaaaccttttatctgctcagtttgtggcaaaaGCTTCTATGACAAGTCAACTTTTACAAagcatacaaaaacacacacaggagagaaacccTTTGCCTGCTCACTTTGTGGTCGAAGATTCTCTCGCAAGGAACTTTTTAAAAGacacaaaagaacacacactggagaaaaaccctttccatgctcagtttgtggtaaaggattcactcagaagggaaacttaaaaatacacacaagaacgcacactggagagaaaccttttacctgctcagtttgcggtgaAAGTTTCACTGTAAAGTCAAGTTTAATAtctcacacaagaacacacactaaagagaaaccttttgtctgctcagtttgtggtcaaagattctctcaaaaGGGTCAattaagaaaacacaaaaacacacactga